In the Ranitomeya imitator isolate aRanImi1 chromosome 2, aRanImi1.pri, whole genome shotgun sequence genome, CTTGGTGGGTGAATCTAGACAACCTAGTCAGGGGTGTCCCGTGGGTGTGGCCAATATCTACAACACTAACCACAGATGCAAGCCCCTGGGCTGGGGGGTGCATCTGGACAGACAAATTGCTCAAGGTCCTTGGTCAGAAGAGCAGAAAATTGGTTCTTCAAACAGGATATTTCACCGCCAAGAGTTCTTTCATATCAGCCACTTTCTGGACTCTCTTCAATCCCATCATGTAAGGGTGTTCTCAGACAACAGGGTGGTGGTGGCATATttgaatcaccaggggggcaccaggTCTCGGGCATTGATGGACGTAACAAAATCCATCCTGCTGTTAGAGACCAATCTAGCTTCATTatcagctcttcacatcaaaggcaCGGAAAATCAGGCCGCAGATATTTTTAAGTCGAACACCGCTGAGGCAGGGGGAGTGGGAACTAAACCAGGATCTATTCAACTACATAGTAGAGCTTTGGGGTTTCACACACACATTAGTTGTTAAGAAGTGCCTGATCCAATATCTGTCAGCCACAAGGGACTGTAGAGAGGGATAgttcttttttttgtttgctttcagGGTCCAAATAAAGGACATAAAGCATCAAAGGCCACACTGGCGAGATGCATAAGAGACGCTATCATCCTTTTGTATTCCTCGTGTAATGAAGCCATTCCAGAGGGGGTTAGAGCTTATTCGACCAGATCGGTGGCGACCTCATGGGCAGAGAGAGTCGGAGCCTCAATTGAGCAGCTATGTAGAGCAGCTACTGTGTCTTCTCCCTCTACTTTCTTTAGTCATTACCGACTAGATCTGACCTCTTCTTCAGACCTCACCTTTTGCAGAAGGGTTCTGGAGgccgtggttccccccccccccccccccaatgtacattctatgaaattctctccgtggtaCCGTCATTGGGGGAAAGAGAAAATCTTAGTTACTTaccaataacggtatttctctgatcctatgatggcacccgtacattccctccattcacgtgtgggtgtgcacactaggattatttattaatgtttagtCACGCGGTGCCTCTAATAAGTCTGAATTAAAATATTTGTTTGGCTTAACCATTCAAGTTCAGCTGAATTTCTGTttaatgctctgtaaaccaaaTGATGTGAGAGAAAGGTACCGCCTTTTTTACCTGTAGGCTTCCTGtcactgagggcggatccctctctctccgtggtgccgtcatgggatcagagaaatacagttatcggtaagtaactacgattgtttttacataacttgccatttttattCACAGTTTaaatagaaatgttcaaaaatattaaATGTGAGgatgtttaattaaaaaataattggttttattttgtgcagatgactgtaccaggagatcagagggacagctgacatcttcttcaatttttaaattggataatcttgagatcccacaCGATGCAATTGAAGTGAATccaattactccagatataccatcatcccttcacagcatctatctgtcatctgatcctttgaaacaggtcctgtcttctgattcattaccgactactaaggaaaatcaaattagtaaaataagcattaaaaaacgaactgctcctaaatcaaagaagccattttcaccttcagaatatggaaatagctTTCCCCTTGAAAAGACTTTTCTTAAACATCAAACAATTCACACAGCTGAGaacagattttcttgttccaagtgtgagaaatgttttaaccagaaatcggaTTTgagtaagcaccagagaattcacacaggggagaagcctttttcctgttccgaatgtgggaaatgttttaaccagaaatcagatttgcgtaagcaccagagaattcacacaggggagatgcctttttcctgttccgaatgtgggaaatgttttaacaagaaatcagattttgttatacaccacagaactcacacaggggagaagcctttttcctgttccgaatgtgggaaatgttttaaccagaaatcagatttgcgtaagcaccagagaattcacacaggggagaagcctttttcctgttccgaatgtgggaaatgttttaaccagaaatcagatttgcgtaagcaccagagaattcacacaggggagatgcctttttcctgttccgaatgtgggaaatgttttaaccagaaatcagattttgttatacaccacagaactcacacaggggagaagcctttttcctgttcagaatgtgggaagtgttttaaccgTAAAACGCATCTGGctagccaccagagaactcacatagggcagaagcctttttcctgttcagaatgtggaaaatgttttaaccagaaagctcaTCTTGAttgccaccagagaactcacacagg is a window encoding:
- the LOC138663566 gene encoding oocyte zinc finger protein XlCOF22-like, encoding MNMDRDKMAERILHLILEILFRLTGEDYTVVKKTSSDRCQDPVSEGWGRPLSPVTGPPPHPLIHENINDQKILELAYKMIELLTGEVPIRCQDVSIYFSMEEWEYLEGQKDLYKDIMMEVPQPLTSPDLSGKRTTPERCPRLLPQDCKQEDPNVAQDHQGEDLTHINTTETYVRGDERCKEETPTYDYPDDCTRRSEGQLTSSSIFKLDNLEIPHDAIEVNPITPDIPSSLHSIYLSSDPLKQVLSSDSLPTTKENQISKISIKKRTAPKSKKPFSPSEYGNSFPLEKTFLKHQTIHTAENRFSCSKCEKCFNQKSDLSKHQRIHTGEKPFSCSECGKCFNQKSDLRKHQRIHTGEMPFSCSECGKCFNKKSDFVIHHRTHTGEKPFSCSECGKCFNQKSDLRKHQRIHTGEKPFSCSECGKCFNQKSDLRKHQRIHTGEMPFSCSECGKCFNQKSDFVIHHRTHTGEKPFSCSECGKCFNRKTHLASHQRTHIGQKPFSCSECGKCFNQKAHLDCHQRTHTGEKPFSCSECGKCFNQKSGLRRHQRIHTGQKPFSCSEC